One window of the Tachypleus tridentatus isolate NWPU-2018 chromosome 10, ASM421037v1, whole genome shotgun sequence genome contains the following:
- the LOC143228872 gene encoding golgin subfamily A member 2-like isoform X4, translating into MEDNAADFVIRKEKLAAGLKKNSVSCMLNTFKTESSVSERNRNLSSTENLNQNTHQSNGLLSKTHAFLNGELEPGVPLKSSNADLTRKNRQLAHLLEGHRQANEQLEYQLQELKAKISRAQREFERERQDLKEKANRDQTTLKDQLQVHIQTIGILVAEKTELQSSVSQIQQTAKQRAVEIEELQGRLRASRQRVSDLERDLSNVSSSAQQLEKSSKESSKELDRLRLENYKLSKSNEELKHENYELTEKLNKKIIECQGQEKDLSNMSSKLAMAELHIKQLSLINETENPQQLEELHHAKIDLEKQVTKYRESVQKLTTERDQMSKYYQDYVQKLSQELALIRDELNQAIADKAALAKDKLSLLEKLELSENSKKTSQIQCQDLEELNQKLESLSTENGKLRKEIDSQIRDNTHMSHLLEERESKLEELESFLVRQQETQVDKSQLLQTMQSEKVAASRAVSQNRQLKEQLMELQDAFVKLNNDKLKLTDELHHEQHISKELGERLSEQEEELAEIKDQLSRKEKQLKILEQNAHKETFQHHQIVDRMRHYEAQGHLTEVLQEDLIKAQERIETLLTQNTELRMALAGQAEDMVKCVNETSVDKETDRKNDLVASLSASVRQLEMERDYLLHELKDQQNQREDLKSQMTDLNSRESNVVLKEDHESLKNSMKQLEEKFKKTMDHIAELSDQKQQLEHLVTQLQGETDTIADYITLYQVQRGIMRKRATEKDEYIAQLAKDREEMKARLSELQNLVMRLLEERKLLHNIAVEMPQNSNPSIERVVEVNDNSAAVFTDLPGNLSDVKVKDDQTARKIMNLFTEIESSNLIEKPVLDTFHPCPVCSGRLLTV; encoded by the exons AATTCAGTTTCTTGTATGCTGAACACATTCAAGACTGAGTCAAGTGTTTCTGAAAGAAATAG GAACTTGTCATCCACAGAAAATTTGAACCAGAATACACATCAGTCAAATGGTTTATTGAGTAAAACACATGCTTTCTTAAATGGAGAGCTTGAACCAGGAGTGCCATTGAAAAGCAGTAATGCTGATTTGACGAGAAAGAATCGACAACTTGCTCACTTGCTAGAGGGTCATAGACAAGCCAATGAGCAGTTAGAGTATCAGCTTCAAGAACTG AAAGCAAAGATAAGTCGGGCTCAAAGAGAGTTTGAAAGAGAACGACAAGACTTAAAAGAAAAAGCCAATAGGGATCAAACTACACTAAAAGACCAGTTACAGGTTCATATACAAACCATTGGTATTTTAGTTGCAGAAAAAACAGAACTTCAGTCTTCTGTATCTCAGATACAACAAACAGCCAAACAGAGagctg tgGAAATTGAGGAACTGCAAGGAAGATTACGAGCATCACGACAGCGAGTTTCTGACTTGGAACGAGACCTATCTAACGTATCTAGTTCAGCTCAACAACTGGAAAAG AGTAGCAAGGAATCTTCGAAAGAACTGGATAGGCTGAGGCTCGAAAATTATAAATTGAG taaatCAAATGAAGAattgaaacatgaaaattatGAGTTAACTGAGAAACTAAATAAGAAG ATAATAGAGTGTCAAGGCCAGGAGAAAGACCTAAGTAATATGTCAAGTAAACTTGCAATGGCTGAACTTCATATAAAGCAACTTTCCCTCATTAATGAAACAGAGAACCCACAACAACTGGAAGAACTCCACCATGCCAAAATTGATCTTGAAAAACAAGTAACTAAG TACAGGGAGTCAGTTCAGAAACTGACAACAGAAAGAGATCAGATGTCAAAATATTACCAAGACTATGTTCAAAAGCTTAGTCAAGAACTTGCATTGATTAGAGATGAG TTGAACCAAGCAATTGCTGACAAAGCTGCCCTAGCTAAagataaattatcattattagAAAAGCTTGAACTTTCCGAGAATTCTAAGA AGACATCCCAAATTCAGTGTCAGGACCTTGAAGAGTTAAATCAGAAGTTAGAAAGTCTGAGTACAGAAAATGGGAAACTCAGGAAAGAAATTGATTCTCAA ATCAGAGACAACACTCATATGAGCCACCTGTTAGAAGAGAGAGAATCCAAGCTGGAGGAATTAGAATCTTTTCTTGTAAGACAACAGGAAACTCAGGTTGATAAAAGTCAGCTTCTTCAAACAATGCAGAGTGAGAAGGTGGCTGCTAGTAGAGCAGTGTCTCAGAACAGACAGCTTAAAGAACAGCTGATGGAACTTCAAGATGCCTTTGTTAAACTG aaCAATGACAAATTGAAGCTTACTGATGAGCTGCATCATGAACAGCATATCAGCAAGGAATTAGGAGAACGGTTGTCTGAACAAGAGGAAGAACTTGCTGAAATTAAAGATCAG CTTTCtcgaaaagaaaaacaactgaaaattctGGAGCAGAATGCACATAAAGAAACTTTTCAGCACCATCAGATTGTTGACAGGATGAGACATTATGAAGCTCAGGGGCACTTGACAGAAGTCCTGCAAGAAGACCTGATAAAGGCTCAA GAGAGGATTGAAACCTTGTTGACCCAGAATACCGAACTACGAATGGCCTTGGCTGGTCAGGCTGAAGACATGGTTAAATGTGTTAATGAAACATCTGTTGATAAAGAGACTGACCGAAAGAACGACCTG GTTGCTTCTCTATCAGCATCTGTCAGACAGCTAGAGATGGAAAGAGACTACTTGTTGCATGAGCTGAAAGATCAACAGAACCAAAGAGAGGATCTAAAGTCTCAGATGACAGATTTGAACAGCAGAG AAAGTAACGTAGTTCTTAAAGAAGACCATGAATCATTGAAGAATTCTATGAAACAACTTGAG gaaaaatttaagaaaacaatggACCACATTGCTGAACTATCTGACCAAAAGCAACAATTAGAGCATTTGGTTACGCAGCTACAAGGAGAAACAGACACAATAG ccGACTACATAACTTTGTATCAAGTGCAGCGAGGAATCATGAGGAAACGTGCAACTGAAAAAGATGAGTACATTGCCCAACTGGCAAAGGACCGAGAAGAAATGAAG GCTAGACTTAGTGAACTGCAGAATCTGGTCATGAGACTGCTAGAAGAAAGGAAACTGCTACATAACATTGCTGTTGAAATGCCACAAAACAGTAACCCCTCCATTGAGAGGGTTGTGGAAGTGAATGACAACAGTGCAGCAG ttttcactGACCTTCCTGGGAATCTTAGTGATGTCAAAGTTAAGGATGATCAGACGGCCAGGAAGATCATGAACTTGTTTACAGAAATAGAGAGTTCTAACCTCATAGAAAAACCAGTCCTTGACACATTCCACCCGTGCCCTGTTTGCTCTGGAAGACTCTTGACTGTTTAA
- the LOC143228872 gene encoding golgin subfamily A member 2-like isoform X3 yields the protein MEDNAADFVIRKEKLAAGLKKNSVSCMLNTFKTESSVSERNRNLSSTENLNQNTHQSNGLLSKTHAFLNGELEPGVPLKSSNADLTRKNRQLAHLLEGHRQANEQLEYQLQELVNFSQGPHSPLPKAKISRAQREFERERQDLKEKANRDQTTLKDQLQVHIQTIGILVAEKTELQSSVSQIQQTAKQRAVEIEELQGRLRASRQRVSDLERDLSNVSSSAQQLEKSSKESSKELDRLRLENYKLSKSNEELKHENYELTEKLNKKIIECQGQEKDLSNMSSKLAMAELHIKQLSLINETENPQQLEELHHAKIDLEKQVTKYRESVQKLTTERDQMSKYYQDYVQKLSQELALIRDELNQAIADKAALAKDKLSLLEKLELSENSKKTSQIQCQDLEELNQKLESLSTENGKLRKEIDSQIRDNTHMSHLLEERESKLEELESFLVRQQETQVDKSQLLQTMQSEKVAASRAVSQNRQLKEQLMELQDAFVKLNNDKLKLTDELHHEQHISKELGERLSEQEEELAEIKDQLSRKEKQLKILEQNAHKETFQHHQIVDRMRHYEAQGHLTEVLQEDLIKAQERIETLLTQNTELRMALAGQAEDMVKCVNETSVDKETDRKNDLVASLSASVRQLEMERDYLLHELKDQQNQREDLKSQMTDLNSRESNVVLKEDHESLKNSMKQLEEKFKKTMDHIAELSDQKQQLEHLVTQLQGETDTIADYITLYQVQRGIMRKRATEKDEYIAQLAKDREEMKARLSELQNLVMRLLEERKLLHNIAVEMPQNSNPSIERVVEVNDNSAAVFTDLPGNLSDVKVKDDQTARKIMNLFTEIESSNLIEKPVLDTFHPCPVCSGRLLTV from the exons AATTCAGTTTCTTGTATGCTGAACACATTCAAGACTGAGTCAAGTGTTTCTGAAAGAAATAG GAACTTGTCATCCACAGAAAATTTGAACCAGAATACACATCAGTCAAATGGTTTATTGAGTAAAACACATGCTTTCTTAAATGGAGAGCTTGAACCAGGAGTGCCATTGAAAAGCAGTAATGCTGATTTGACGAGAAAGAATCGACAACTTGCTCACTTGCTAGAGGGTCATAGACAAGCCAATGAGCAGTTAGAGTATCAGCTTCAAGAACTG GTGAACTTCAGTCAAGGTCCACACAGTCCTCTCCCA AAAGCAAAGATAAGTCGGGCTCAAAGAGAGTTTGAAAGAGAACGACAAGACTTAAAAGAAAAAGCCAATAGGGATCAAACTACACTAAAAGACCAGTTACAGGTTCATATACAAACCATTGGTATTTTAGTTGCAGAAAAAACAGAACTTCAGTCTTCTGTATCTCAGATACAACAAACAGCCAAACAGAGagctg tgGAAATTGAGGAACTGCAAGGAAGATTACGAGCATCACGACAGCGAGTTTCTGACTTGGAACGAGACCTATCTAACGTATCTAGTTCAGCTCAACAACTGGAAAAG AGTAGCAAGGAATCTTCGAAAGAACTGGATAGGCTGAGGCTCGAAAATTATAAATTGAG taaatCAAATGAAGAattgaaacatgaaaattatGAGTTAACTGAGAAACTAAATAAGAAG ATAATAGAGTGTCAAGGCCAGGAGAAAGACCTAAGTAATATGTCAAGTAAACTTGCAATGGCTGAACTTCATATAAAGCAACTTTCCCTCATTAATGAAACAGAGAACCCACAACAACTGGAAGAACTCCACCATGCCAAAATTGATCTTGAAAAACAAGTAACTAAG TACAGGGAGTCAGTTCAGAAACTGACAACAGAAAGAGATCAGATGTCAAAATATTACCAAGACTATGTTCAAAAGCTTAGTCAAGAACTTGCATTGATTAGAGATGAG TTGAACCAAGCAATTGCTGACAAAGCTGCCCTAGCTAAagataaattatcattattagAAAAGCTTGAACTTTCCGAGAATTCTAAGA AGACATCCCAAATTCAGTGTCAGGACCTTGAAGAGTTAAATCAGAAGTTAGAAAGTCTGAGTACAGAAAATGGGAAACTCAGGAAAGAAATTGATTCTCAA ATCAGAGACAACACTCATATGAGCCACCTGTTAGAAGAGAGAGAATCCAAGCTGGAGGAATTAGAATCTTTTCTTGTAAGACAACAGGAAACTCAGGTTGATAAAAGTCAGCTTCTTCAAACAATGCAGAGTGAGAAGGTGGCTGCTAGTAGAGCAGTGTCTCAGAACAGACAGCTTAAAGAACAGCTGATGGAACTTCAAGATGCCTTTGTTAAACTG aaCAATGACAAATTGAAGCTTACTGATGAGCTGCATCATGAACAGCATATCAGCAAGGAATTAGGAGAACGGTTGTCTGAACAAGAGGAAGAACTTGCTGAAATTAAAGATCAG CTTTCtcgaaaagaaaaacaactgaaaattctGGAGCAGAATGCACATAAAGAAACTTTTCAGCACCATCAGATTGTTGACAGGATGAGACATTATGAAGCTCAGGGGCACTTGACAGAAGTCCTGCAAGAAGACCTGATAAAGGCTCAA GAGAGGATTGAAACCTTGTTGACCCAGAATACCGAACTACGAATGGCCTTGGCTGGTCAGGCTGAAGACATGGTTAAATGTGTTAATGAAACATCTGTTGATAAAGAGACTGACCGAAAGAACGACCTG GTTGCTTCTCTATCAGCATCTGTCAGACAGCTAGAGATGGAAAGAGACTACTTGTTGCATGAGCTGAAAGATCAACAGAACCAAAGAGAGGATCTAAAGTCTCAGATGACAGATTTGAACAGCAGAG AAAGTAACGTAGTTCTTAAAGAAGACCATGAATCATTGAAGAATTCTATGAAACAACTTGAG gaaaaatttaagaaaacaatggACCACATTGCTGAACTATCTGACCAAAAGCAACAATTAGAGCATTTGGTTACGCAGCTACAAGGAGAAACAGACACAATAG ccGACTACATAACTTTGTATCAAGTGCAGCGAGGAATCATGAGGAAACGTGCAACTGAAAAAGATGAGTACATTGCCCAACTGGCAAAGGACCGAGAAGAAATGAAG GCTAGACTTAGTGAACTGCAGAATCTGGTCATGAGACTGCTAGAAGAAAGGAAACTGCTACATAACATTGCTGTTGAAATGCCACAAAACAGTAACCCCTCCATTGAGAGGGTTGTGGAAGTGAATGACAACAGTGCAGCAG ttttcactGACCTTCCTGGGAATCTTAGTGATGTCAAAGTTAAGGATGATCAGACGGCCAGGAAGATCATGAACTTGTTTACAGAAATAGAGAGTTCTAACCTCATAGAAAAACCAGTCCTTGACACATTCCACCCGTGCCCTGTTTGCTCTGGAAGACTCTTGACTGTTTAA
- the LOC143228872 gene encoding golgin subfamily A member 2-like isoform X2, protein MEDNAADFVIRKEKLAAGLKKLKKFQQKNKGAKKKFENSSHSSEALDKQQDIHLNSVSCMLNTFKTESSVSERNRNLSSTENLNQNTHQSNGLLSKTHAFLNGELEPGVPLKSSNADLTRKNRQLAHLLEGHRQANEQLEYQLQELKAKISRAQREFERERQDLKEKANRDQTTLKDQLQVHIQTIGILVAEKTELQSSVSQIQQTAKQRAVEIEELQGRLRASRQRVSDLERDLSNVSSSAQQLEKSSKESSKELDRLRLENYKLSKSNEELKHENYELTEKLNKKIIECQGQEKDLSNMSSKLAMAELHIKQLSLINETENPQQLEELHHAKIDLEKQVTKYRESVQKLTTERDQMSKYYQDYVQKLSQELALIRDELNQAIADKAALAKDKLSLLEKLELSENSKKTSQIQCQDLEELNQKLESLSTENGKLRKEIDSQIRDNTHMSHLLEERESKLEELESFLVRQQETQVDKSQLLQTMQSEKVAASRAVSQNRQLKEQLMELQDAFVKLNNDKLKLTDELHHEQHISKELGERLSEQEEELAEIKDQLSRKEKQLKILEQNAHKETFQHHQIVDRMRHYEAQGHLTEVLQEDLIKAQERIETLLTQNTELRMALAGQAEDMVKCVNETSVDKETDRKNDLVASLSASVRQLEMERDYLLHELKDQQNQREDLKSQMTDLNSRESNVVLKEDHESLKNSMKQLEEKFKKTMDHIAELSDQKQQLEHLVTQLQGETDTIADYITLYQVQRGIMRKRATEKDEYIAQLAKDREEMKARLSELQNLVMRLLEERKLLHNIAVEMPQNSNPSIERVVEVNDNSAAVFTDLPGNLSDVKVKDDQTARKIMNLFTEIESSNLIEKPVLDTFHPCPVCSGRLLTV, encoded by the exons AATTCAGTTTCTTGTATGCTGAACACATTCAAGACTGAGTCAAGTGTTTCTGAAAGAAATAG GAACTTGTCATCCACAGAAAATTTGAACCAGAATACACATCAGTCAAATGGTTTATTGAGTAAAACACATGCTTTCTTAAATGGAGAGCTTGAACCAGGAGTGCCATTGAAAAGCAGTAATGCTGATTTGACGAGAAAGAATCGACAACTTGCTCACTTGCTAGAGGGTCATAGACAAGCCAATGAGCAGTTAGAGTATCAGCTTCAAGAACTG AAAGCAAAGATAAGTCGGGCTCAAAGAGAGTTTGAAAGAGAACGACAAGACTTAAAAGAAAAAGCCAATAGGGATCAAACTACACTAAAAGACCAGTTACAGGTTCATATACAAACCATTGGTATTTTAGTTGCAGAAAAAACAGAACTTCAGTCTTCTGTATCTCAGATACAACAAACAGCCAAACAGAGagctg tgGAAATTGAGGAACTGCAAGGAAGATTACGAGCATCACGACAGCGAGTTTCTGACTTGGAACGAGACCTATCTAACGTATCTAGTTCAGCTCAACAACTGGAAAAG AGTAGCAAGGAATCTTCGAAAGAACTGGATAGGCTGAGGCTCGAAAATTATAAATTGAG taaatCAAATGAAGAattgaaacatgaaaattatGAGTTAACTGAGAAACTAAATAAGAAG ATAATAGAGTGTCAAGGCCAGGAGAAAGACCTAAGTAATATGTCAAGTAAACTTGCAATGGCTGAACTTCATATAAAGCAACTTTCCCTCATTAATGAAACAGAGAACCCACAACAACTGGAAGAACTCCACCATGCCAAAATTGATCTTGAAAAACAAGTAACTAAG TACAGGGAGTCAGTTCAGAAACTGACAACAGAAAGAGATCAGATGTCAAAATATTACCAAGACTATGTTCAAAAGCTTAGTCAAGAACTTGCATTGATTAGAGATGAG TTGAACCAAGCAATTGCTGACAAAGCTGCCCTAGCTAAagataaattatcattattagAAAAGCTTGAACTTTCCGAGAATTCTAAGA AGACATCCCAAATTCAGTGTCAGGACCTTGAAGAGTTAAATCAGAAGTTAGAAAGTCTGAGTACAGAAAATGGGAAACTCAGGAAAGAAATTGATTCTCAA ATCAGAGACAACACTCATATGAGCCACCTGTTAGAAGAGAGAGAATCCAAGCTGGAGGAATTAGAATCTTTTCTTGTAAGACAACAGGAAACTCAGGTTGATAAAAGTCAGCTTCTTCAAACAATGCAGAGTGAGAAGGTGGCTGCTAGTAGAGCAGTGTCTCAGAACAGACAGCTTAAAGAACAGCTGATGGAACTTCAAGATGCCTTTGTTAAACTG aaCAATGACAAATTGAAGCTTACTGATGAGCTGCATCATGAACAGCATATCAGCAAGGAATTAGGAGAACGGTTGTCTGAACAAGAGGAAGAACTTGCTGAAATTAAAGATCAG CTTTCtcgaaaagaaaaacaactgaaaattctGGAGCAGAATGCACATAAAGAAACTTTTCAGCACCATCAGATTGTTGACAGGATGAGACATTATGAAGCTCAGGGGCACTTGACAGAAGTCCTGCAAGAAGACCTGATAAAGGCTCAA GAGAGGATTGAAACCTTGTTGACCCAGAATACCGAACTACGAATGGCCTTGGCTGGTCAGGCTGAAGACATGGTTAAATGTGTTAATGAAACATCTGTTGATAAAGAGACTGACCGAAAGAACGACCTG GTTGCTTCTCTATCAGCATCTGTCAGACAGCTAGAGATGGAAAGAGACTACTTGTTGCATGAGCTGAAAGATCAACAGAACCAAAGAGAGGATCTAAAGTCTCAGATGACAGATTTGAACAGCAGAG AAAGTAACGTAGTTCTTAAAGAAGACCATGAATCATTGAAGAATTCTATGAAACAACTTGAG gaaaaatttaagaaaacaatggACCACATTGCTGAACTATCTGACCAAAAGCAACAATTAGAGCATTTGGTTACGCAGCTACAAGGAGAAACAGACACAATAG ccGACTACATAACTTTGTATCAAGTGCAGCGAGGAATCATGAGGAAACGTGCAACTGAAAAAGATGAGTACATTGCCCAACTGGCAAAGGACCGAGAAGAAATGAAG GCTAGACTTAGTGAACTGCAGAATCTGGTCATGAGACTGCTAGAAGAAAGGAAACTGCTACATAACATTGCTGTTGAAATGCCACAAAACAGTAACCCCTCCATTGAGAGGGTTGTGGAAGTGAATGACAACAGTGCAGCAG ttttcactGACCTTCCTGGGAATCTTAGTGATGTCAAAGTTAAGGATGATCAGACGGCCAGGAAGATCATGAACTTGTTTACAGAAATAGAGAGTTCTAACCTCATAGAAAAACCAGTCCTTGACACATTCCACCCGTGCCCTGTTTGCTCTGGAAGACTCTTGACTGTTTAA
- the LOC143228872 gene encoding golgin subfamily A member 2-like isoform X1 — MEDNAADFVIRKEKLAAGLKKLKKFQQKNKGAKKKFENSSHSSEALDKQQDIHLNSVSCMLNTFKTESSVSERNRNLSSTENLNQNTHQSNGLLSKTHAFLNGELEPGVPLKSSNADLTRKNRQLAHLLEGHRQANEQLEYQLQELVNFSQGPHSPLPKAKISRAQREFERERQDLKEKANRDQTTLKDQLQVHIQTIGILVAEKTELQSSVSQIQQTAKQRAVEIEELQGRLRASRQRVSDLERDLSNVSSSAQQLEKSSKESSKELDRLRLENYKLSKSNEELKHENYELTEKLNKKIIECQGQEKDLSNMSSKLAMAELHIKQLSLINETENPQQLEELHHAKIDLEKQVTKYRESVQKLTTERDQMSKYYQDYVQKLSQELALIRDELNQAIADKAALAKDKLSLLEKLELSENSKKTSQIQCQDLEELNQKLESLSTENGKLRKEIDSQIRDNTHMSHLLEERESKLEELESFLVRQQETQVDKSQLLQTMQSEKVAASRAVSQNRQLKEQLMELQDAFVKLNNDKLKLTDELHHEQHISKELGERLSEQEEELAEIKDQLSRKEKQLKILEQNAHKETFQHHQIVDRMRHYEAQGHLTEVLQEDLIKAQERIETLLTQNTELRMALAGQAEDMVKCVNETSVDKETDRKNDLVASLSASVRQLEMERDYLLHELKDQQNQREDLKSQMTDLNSRESNVVLKEDHESLKNSMKQLEEKFKKTMDHIAELSDQKQQLEHLVTQLQGETDTIADYITLYQVQRGIMRKRATEKDEYIAQLAKDREEMKARLSELQNLVMRLLEERKLLHNIAVEMPQNSNPSIERVVEVNDNSAAVFTDLPGNLSDVKVKDDQTARKIMNLFTEIESSNLIEKPVLDTFHPCPVCSGRLLTV; from the exons AATTCAGTTTCTTGTATGCTGAACACATTCAAGACTGAGTCAAGTGTTTCTGAAAGAAATAG GAACTTGTCATCCACAGAAAATTTGAACCAGAATACACATCAGTCAAATGGTTTATTGAGTAAAACACATGCTTTCTTAAATGGAGAGCTTGAACCAGGAGTGCCATTGAAAAGCAGTAATGCTGATTTGACGAGAAAGAATCGACAACTTGCTCACTTGCTAGAGGGTCATAGACAAGCCAATGAGCAGTTAGAGTATCAGCTTCAAGAACTG GTGAACTTCAGTCAAGGTCCACACAGTCCTCTCCCA AAAGCAAAGATAAGTCGGGCTCAAAGAGAGTTTGAAAGAGAACGACAAGACTTAAAAGAAAAAGCCAATAGGGATCAAACTACACTAAAAGACCAGTTACAGGTTCATATACAAACCATTGGTATTTTAGTTGCAGAAAAAACAGAACTTCAGTCTTCTGTATCTCAGATACAACAAACAGCCAAACAGAGagctg tgGAAATTGAGGAACTGCAAGGAAGATTACGAGCATCACGACAGCGAGTTTCTGACTTGGAACGAGACCTATCTAACGTATCTAGTTCAGCTCAACAACTGGAAAAG AGTAGCAAGGAATCTTCGAAAGAACTGGATAGGCTGAGGCTCGAAAATTATAAATTGAG taaatCAAATGAAGAattgaaacatgaaaattatGAGTTAACTGAGAAACTAAATAAGAAG ATAATAGAGTGTCAAGGCCAGGAGAAAGACCTAAGTAATATGTCAAGTAAACTTGCAATGGCTGAACTTCATATAAAGCAACTTTCCCTCATTAATGAAACAGAGAACCCACAACAACTGGAAGAACTCCACCATGCCAAAATTGATCTTGAAAAACAAGTAACTAAG TACAGGGAGTCAGTTCAGAAACTGACAACAGAAAGAGATCAGATGTCAAAATATTACCAAGACTATGTTCAAAAGCTTAGTCAAGAACTTGCATTGATTAGAGATGAG TTGAACCAAGCAATTGCTGACAAAGCTGCCCTAGCTAAagataaattatcattattagAAAAGCTTGAACTTTCCGAGAATTCTAAGA AGACATCCCAAATTCAGTGTCAGGACCTTGAAGAGTTAAATCAGAAGTTAGAAAGTCTGAGTACAGAAAATGGGAAACTCAGGAAAGAAATTGATTCTCAA ATCAGAGACAACACTCATATGAGCCACCTGTTAGAAGAGAGAGAATCCAAGCTGGAGGAATTAGAATCTTTTCTTGTAAGACAACAGGAAACTCAGGTTGATAAAAGTCAGCTTCTTCAAACAATGCAGAGTGAGAAGGTGGCTGCTAGTAGAGCAGTGTCTCAGAACAGACAGCTTAAAGAACAGCTGATGGAACTTCAAGATGCCTTTGTTAAACTG aaCAATGACAAATTGAAGCTTACTGATGAGCTGCATCATGAACAGCATATCAGCAAGGAATTAGGAGAACGGTTGTCTGAACAAGAGGAAGAACTTGCTGAAATTAAAGATCAG CTTTCtcgaaaagaaaaacaactgaaaattctGGAGCAGAATGCACATAAAGAAACTTTTCAGCACCATCAGATTGTTGACAGGATGAGACATTATGAAGCTCAGGGGCACTTGACAGAAGTCCTGCAAGAAGACCTGATAAAGGCTCAA GAGAGGATTGAAACCTTGTTGACCCAGAATACCGAACTACGAATGGCCTTGGCTGGTCAGGCTGAAGACATGGTTAAATGTGTTAATGAAACATCTGTTGATAAAGAGACTGACCGAAAGAACGACCTG GTTGCTTCTCTATCAGCATCTGTCAGACAGCTAGAGATGGAAAGAGACTACTTGTTGCATGAGCTGAAAGATCAACAGAACCAAAGAGAGGATCTAAAGTCTCAGATGACAGATTTGAACAGCAGAG AAAGTAACGTAGTTCTTAAAGAAGACCATGAATCATTGAAGAATTCTATGAAACAACTTGAG gaaaaatttaagaaaacaatggACCACATTGCTGAACTATCTGACCAAAAGCAACAATTAGAGCATTTGGTTACGCAGCTACAAGGAGAAACAGACACAATAG ccGACTACATAACTTTGTATCAAGTGCAGCGAGGAATCATGAGGAAACGTGCAACTGAAAAAGATGAGTACATTGCCCAACTGGCAAAGGACCGAGAAGAAATGAAG GCTAGACTTAGTGAACTGCAGAATCTGGTCATGAGACTGCTAGAAGAAAGGAAACTGCTACATAACATTGCTGTTGAAATGCCACAAAACAGTAACCCCTCCATTGAGAGGGTTGTGGAAGTGAATGACAACAGTGCAGCAG ttttcactGACCTTCCTGGGAATCTTAGTGATGTCAAAGTTAAGGATGATCAGACGGCCAGGAAGATCATGAACTTGTTTACAGAAATAGAGAGTTCTAACCTCATAGAAAAACCAGTCCTTGACACATTCCACCCGTGCCCTGTTTGCTCTGGAAGACTCTTGACTGTTTAA